In one Tripterygium wilfordii isolate XIE 37 chromosome 22, ASM1340144v1, whole genome shotgun sequence genomic region, the following are encoded:
- the LOC119991123 gene encoding YTH domain-containing protein ECT4 isoform X3 codes for MSILIMDAEEKPAESDNMMEQPISAQNEKLVPPKSSQDAAAPAIAHPREPAGQLGSIGSGGDHRIFPSNVYAPQAQSFYYRGYENANGEWDEYPPYANAEGLEMGSPGVFNENPSLVYHPGYSYSPHPQMPYGPYSPVTPPLPSVGGDAQLYSPQQFPISGPPFYQQLMHPNIQYSPTPASQPEFSSLMSVDQQVDNMFLGPRPGYPPQLESFGRASFPGNSGTLGFHDLQLGFEGPRSGGIWSDWSKTSGRQRSLTPLSPALSPQSFSTIGSFGQNVGMASQPQRSMYGFGSGSNTNDRAYMNGGFNQSSSFESAPISNFGTNNRAWLSLEANRRRSRSSGSLCGCNAPFDILNEQNRGPRASKPKSQISAEHKPAVDSKKYSKSDSRIHDDLYNRPDFVTDCKDAKFFVIKSYSEDNVHKSIKYGVWASTPNGNKKLDAAYHEAKKRETCPLFLLFSVNASAQFCGVAEMVGPVDFDKSVDYWQQDKWSGQFPVKWHIIKDVPNSQFRHIVLENNDNKPVTNSRDTQEVKLEQGIEMLNIFKNYETDTSIVDDFDFYEDRQRTMQERKRQQANLMAVGVVGDNDHRNPVALSSDLIKQMSKSFAQVVQLDEGGKEGAVPDRASAPADTITAGVPTAQGS; via the exons ATGAGCATACTGATCATGGATGCAGAAGAGAAACCTGCTGAATCAGATAACATGATGGAGCAG CCTATTTCAGCCCAAAATGAGAAGTTGGTTCCTCCTAAGTCTTCTCAGGATGCTGCTGCACCTGCAATAGCCCATCCAAGGGAGCCTGCCGGTCAATTAGGATCCATTGGTTCAGGCGGAGATCACAGGATCTTCCCATCCAATGTGTATGCCCCTCAGGCACAGTCCTTCTACTATAGAG GTTATGAAAATGCTAATGGTGAATGGGATGAGTATCCCCCATATGCCAATGCTGAAGGTTTGGAAATGGGATCACCT GGTGTGTTCAATGAGAATCCTTCTCTCGTCTACCACCCTGGATATAGCTACAGTCCGCATCCGCAAATGCCTTATGGACCATATTCTCCAGTCACACCACCTTTGCCTTCTGTGGGTGGAGATGCACAGTTATACTCCCCACAGCAATTTCCAATCTCAGGACCACCTTTCTACCAGCAGCTGATGCATCCAAATATCCAATATTCACCAACACCTGCTTCGCAGCCTGAATTCTCCTCCTTAATGAGTGTTGATCAACAAGTTGATAATATGTTTCTTGGACCAAGGCCTGGTTATCCTCctcaattggaatcttttggcaGAGCCAGCTTTCCTGGAAATTCTGGTACTCTTGGTTTTCATGATCTGCAGCTAGGATTTGAAGGACCGAGATCTGGAGGAATATGGTCGGATTGGTCAAAGACCTCGGGCAGACAGAGGTCTTTAACTCCCTTATCACCAGCATTATCTCCACAGTCATTCAGCACAATTGGGTCATTTGGACAAAACGTTGGAATG GCATCTCAACCACAAAGATCAATGTATGGCTTTGGATCTGGATCAAACACCAATGACAGGGCCTACATGAATGGTGGTTTCAATCAGAGCTCCAGCTTTGAAAGTGCACCGATTTCTAATTTTGGAACAAACAATCGGGCCTGGCTTTCTCTTGAAGCCAACAGGCGGCGTAGTAGGAGCAGTGGTTCTCTTTGTGGCTGCAATGCTCCTTTTGATATTCTTAATGAGCAAAATCGAGGACCTCGAGCATCGAAGCCTAAGAGTCAAATCTCTGCTGAACATAAGCCTGCTGTAGACAGTAAAAAGTACAGCAAATCTGACAGCAGGATACATGACGACTTGTACAACCGTCCAGATTTTGTCACGGACTGCAAAGATGCTAAATTCTTCGTCATCAAATCGTACAGTGAAGATAATGTTCACAAGAGTATCAAGTATGGTGTGTGGGCCAGCACGCCAAACGGGAACAAAAAATTAGATGCTGCTTATCATGAAGCTAAGAAGCGAGAGACATGTCCATTGTTTCTCTTGTTTTCG GTGAATGCTAGTGCACAATTCTGTGGAGTGGCTGAAATGGTTGGACCTGTTGATTTTGACAAGAGTGTGGACTACTGGCAGCAAGATAAATGGAGTGGTCAGTTTCCTGTGAAGTGGCATATCATAAAAGATGTCCCTAACAGCCAGTTTCGTCACATAGTACTGGAAAATAATGACAACAAGCCTGTGACCAATAGCCGAGACACTCAGGAG GTGAAATTGGAGCAAGGCATTGAGATGTTGAACATTTTTAAGAATTATGAGACCGATACATCAATTGTAGATGATTTTGACTTCTATGAAGACCGACAGAGAACCATGCAAGAAAGAAAGAGGCAGCAAGCTAACTTGATGGCTGTAGGGGTTGTTGGGGATAACGATCATAGAAATCCTGTAGCATTATCCAGCGATCTCATCAAGCAGATGTCAAAAAGTTTTGCACAAGTTGTCCAATTGGACGAGGGAGGTAAAGAGGGCGCTGTTCCTGACAGAGCTAGCGCTCCGGCTGATACTATCACTGCAGGTGTCCCCACTGCACAGGGCAGCTAG
- the LOC119991123 gene encoding YTH domain-containing protein ECT4 isoform X1: protein MAATHSHAPDPVPDSTKCMSILIMDAEEKPAESDNMMEQPISAQNEKLVPPKSSQDAAAPAIAHPREPAGQLGSIGSGGDHRIFPSNVYAPQAQSFYYRGYENANGEWDEYPPYANAEGLEMGSPGVFNENPSLVYHPGYSYSPHPQMPYGPYSPVTPPLPSVGGDAQLYSPQQFPISGPPFYQQLMHPNIQYSPTPASQPEFSSLMSVDQQVDNMFLGPRPGYPPQLESFGRASFPGNSGTLGFHDLQLGFEGPRSGGIWSDWSKTSGRQRSLTPLSPALSPQSFSTIGSFGQNVGMASQPQRSMYGFGSGSNTNDRAYMNGGFNQSSSFESAPISNFGTNNRAWLSLEANRRRSRSSGSLCGCNAPFDILNEQNRGPRASKPKSQISAEHKPAVDSKKYSKSDSRIHDDLYNRPDFVTDCKDAKFFVIKSYSEDNVHKSIKYGVWASTPNGNKKLDAAYHEAKKRETCPLFLLFSVNASAQFCGVAEMVGPVDFDKSVDYWQQDKWSGQFPVKWHIIKDVPNSQFRHIVLENNDNKPVTNSRDTQEVKLEQGIEMLNIFKNYETDTSIVDDFDFYEDRQRTMQERKRQQANLMAVGVVGDNDHRNPVALSSDLIKQMSKSFAQVVQLDEGGKEGAVPDRASAPADTITAGVPTAQGS, encoded by the exons ATGGCGGCAACCCACTCGCACGCTCCAGATCCTGTTCCTG ACTCTACTAAGTGTATGAGCATACTGATCATGGATGCAGAAGAGAAACCTGCTGAATCAGATAACATGATGGAGCAG CCTATTTCAGCCCAAAATGAGAAGTTGGTTCCTCCTAAGTCTTCTCAGGATGCTGCTGCACCTGCAATAGCCCATCCAAGGGAGCCTGCCGGTCAATTAGGATCCATTGGTTCAGGCGGAGATCACAGGATCTTCCCATCCAATGTGTATGCCCCTCAGGCACAGTCCTTCTACTATAGAG GTTATGAAAATGCTAATGGTGAATGGGATGAGTATCCCCCATATGCCAATGCTGAAGGTTTGGAAATGGGATCACCT GGTGTGTTCAATGAGAATCCTTCTCTCGTCTACCACCCTGGATATAGCTACAGTCCGCATCCGCAAATGCCTTATGGACCATATTCTCCAGTCACACCACCTTTGCCTTCTGTGGGTGGAGATGCACAGTTATACTCCCCACAGCAATTTCCAATCTCAGGACCACCTTTCTACCAGCAGCTGATGCATCCAAATATCCAATATTCACCAACACCTGCTTCGCAGCCTGAATTCTCCTCCTTAATGAGTGTTGATCAACAAGTTGATAATATGTTTCTTGGACCAAGGCCTGGTTATCCTCctcaattggaatcttttggcaGAGCCAGCTTTCCTGGAAATTCTGGTACTCTTGGTTTTCATGATCTGCAGCTAGGATTTGAAGGACCGAGATCTGGAGGAATATGGTCGGATTGGTCAAAGACCTCGGGCAGACAGAGGTCTTTAACTCCCTTATCACCAGCATTATCTCCACAGTCATTCAGCACAATTGGGTCATTTGGACAAAACGTTGGAATG GCATCTCAACCACAAAGATCAATGTATGGCTTTGGATCTGGATCAAACACCAATGACAGGGCCTACATGAATGGTGGTTTCAATCAGAGCTCCAGCTTTGAAAGTGCACCGATTTCTAATTTTGGAACAAACAATCGGGCCTGGCTTTCTCTTGAAGCCAACAGGCGGCGTAGTAGGAGCAGTGGTTCTCTTTGTGGCTGCAATGCTCCTTTTGATATTCTTAATGAGCAAAATCGAGGACCTCGAGCATCGAAGCCTAAGAGTCAAATCTCTGCTGAACATAAGCCTGCTGTAGACAGTAAAAAGTACAGCAAATCTGACAGCAGGATACATGACGACTTGTACAACCGTCCAGATTTTGTCACGGACTGCAAAGATGCTAAATTCTTCGTCATCAAATCGTACAGTGAAGATAATGTTCACAAGAGTATCAAGTATGGTGTGTGGGCCAGCACGCCAAACGGGAACAAAAAATTAGATGCTGCTTATCATGAAGCTAAGAAGCGAGAGACATGTCCATTGTTTCTCTTGTTTTCG GTGAATGCTAGTGCACAATTCTGTGGAGTGGCTGAAATGGTTGGACCTGTTGATTTTGACAAGAGTGTGGACTACTGGCAGCAAGATAAATGGAGTGGTCAGTTTCCTGTGAAGTGGCATATCATAAAAGATGTCCCTAACAGCCAGTTTCGTCACATAGTACTGGAAAATAATGACAACAAGCCTGTGACCAATAGCCGAGACACTCAGGAG GTGAAATTGGAGCAAGGCATTGAGATGTTGAACATTTTTAAGAATTATGAGACCGATACATCAATTGTAGATGATTTTGACTTCTATGAAGACCGACAGAGAACCATGCAAGAAAGAAAGAGGCAGCAAGCTAACTTGATGGCTGTAGGGGTTGTTGGGGATAACGATCATAGAAATCCTGTAGCATTATCCAGCGATCTCATCAAGCAGATGTCAAAAAGTTTTGCACAAGTTGTCCAATTGGACGAGGGAGGTAAAGAGGGCGCTGTTCCTGACAGAGCTAGCGCTCCGGCTGATACTATCACTGCAGGTGTCCCCACTGCACAGGGCAGCTAG
- the LOC119991123 gene encoding YTH domain-containing protein ECT4 isoform X2, with protein MAATHSHAPDPVPEEKPAESDNMMEQPISAQNEKLVPPKSSQDAAAPAIAHPREPAGQLGSIGSGGDHRIFPSNVYAPQAQSFYYRGYENANGEWDEYPPYANAEGLEMGSPGVFNENPSLVYHPGYSYSPHPQMPYGPYSPVTPPLPSVGGDAQLYSPQQFPISGPPFYQQLMHPNIQYSPTPASQPEFSSLMSVDQQVDNMFLGPRPGYPPQLESFGRASFPGNSGTLGFHDLQLGFEGPRSGGIWSDWSKTSGRQRSLTPLSPALSPQSFSTIGSFGQNVGMASQPQRSMYGFGSGSNTNDRAYMNGGFNQSSSFESAPISNFGTNNRAWLSLEANRRRSRSSGSLCGCNAPFDILNEQNRGPRASKPKSQISAEHKPAVDSKKYSKSDSRIHDDLYNRPDFVTDCKDAKFFVIKSYSEDNVHKSIKYGVWASTPNGNKKLDAAYHEAKKRETCPLFLLFSVNASAQFCGVAEMVGPVDFDKSVDYWQQDKWSGQFPVKWHIIKDVPNSQFRHIVLENNDNKPVTNSRDTQEVKLEQGIEMLNIFKNYETDTSIVDDFDFYEDRQRTMQERKRQQANLMAVGVVGDNDHRNPVALSSDLIKQMSKSFAQVVQLDEGGKEGAVPDRASAPADTITAGVPTAQGS; from the exons ATGGCGGCAACCCACTCGCACGCTCCAGATCCTGTTCCTG AAGAGAAACCTGCTGAATCAGATAACATGATGGAGCAG CCTATTTCAGCCCAAAATGAGAAGTTGGTTCCTCCTAAGTCTTCTCAGGATGCTGCTGCACCTGCAATAGCCCATCCAAGGGAGCCTGCCGGTCAATTAGGATCCATTGGTTCAGGCGGAGATCACAGGATCTTCCCATCCAATGTGTATGCCCCTCAGGCACAGTCCTTCTACTATAGAG GTTATGAAAATGCTAATGGTGAATGGGATGAGTATCCCCCATATGCCAATGCTGAAGGTTTGGAAATGGGATCACCT GGTGTGTTCAATGAGAATCCTTCTCTCGTCTACCACCCTGGATATAGCTACAGTCCGCATCCGCAAATGCCTTATGGACCATATTCTCCAGTCACACCACCTTTGCCTTCTGTGGGTGGAGATGCACAGTTATACTCCCCACAGCAATTTCCAATCTCAGGACCACCTTTCTACCAGCAGCTGATGCATCCAAATATCCAATATTCACCAACACCTGCTTCGCAGCCTGAATTCTCCTCCTTAATGAGTGTTGATCAACAAGTTGATAATATGTTTCTTGGACCAAGGCCTGGTTATCCTCctcaattggaatcttttggcaGAGCCAGCTTTCCTGGAAATTCTGGTACTCTTGGTTTTCATGATCTGCAGCTAGGATTTGAAGGACCGAGATCTGGAGGAATATGGTCGGATTGGTCAAAGACCTCGGGCAGACAGAGGTCTTTAACTCCCTTATCACCAGCATTATCTCCACAGTCATTCAGCACAATTGGGTCATTTGGACAAAACGTTGGAATG GCATCTCAACCACAAAGATCAATGTATGGCTTTGGATCTGGATCAAACACCAATGACAGGGCCTACATGAATGGTGGTTTCAATCAGAGCTCCAGCTTTGAAAGTGCACCGATTTCTAATTTTGGAACAAACAATCGGGCCTGGCTTTCTCTTGAAGCCAACAGGCGGCGTAGTAGGAGCAGTGGTTCTCTTTGTGGCTGCAATGCTCCTTTTGATATTCTTAATGAGCAAAATCGAGGACCTCGAGCATCGAAGCCTAAGAGTCAAATCTCTGCTGAACATAAGCCTGCTGTAGACAGTAAAAAGTACAGCAAATCTGACAGCAGGATACATGACGACTTGTACAACCGTCCAGATTTTGTCACGGACTGCAAAGATGCTAAATTCTTCGTCATCAAATCGTACAGTGAAGATAATGTTCACAAGAGTATCAAGTATGGTGTGTGGGCCAGCACGCCAAACGGGAACAAAAAATTAGATGCTGCTTATCATGAAGCTAAGAAGCGAGAGACATGTCCATTGTTTCTCTTGTTTTCG GTGAATGCTAGTGCACAATTCTGTGGAGTGGCTGAAATGGTTGGACCTGTTGATTTTGACAAGAGTGTGGACTACTGGCAGCAAGATAAATGGAGTGGTCAGTTTCCTGTGAAGTGGCATATCATAAAAGATGTCCCTAACAGCCAGTTTCGTCACATAGTACTGGAAAATAATGACAACAAGCCTGTGACCAATAGCCGAGACACTCAGGAG GTGAAATTGGAGCAAGGCATTGAGATGTTGAACATTTTTAAGAATTATGAGACCGATACATCAATTGTAGATGATTTTGACTTCTATGAAGACCGACAGAGAACCATGCAAGAAAGAAAGAGGCAGCAAGCTAACTTGATGGCTGTAGGGGTTGTTGGGGATAACGATCATAGAAATCCTGTAGCATTATCCAGCGATCTCATCAAGCAGATGTCAAAAAGTTTTGCACAAGTTGTCCAATTGGACGAGGGAGGTAAAGAGGGCGCTGTTCCTGACAGAGCTAGCGCTCCGGCTGATACTATCACTGCAGGTGTCCCCACTGCACAGGGCAGCTAG